The sequence below is a genomic window from Streptosporangium lutulentum.
GGCGAAGCTGAGTATTTCTTGGAACGATGGGTGGCGAGGATCCGTGGCCACCACCCATTGGAGGCGAGTCGGCCGCCGCCCGAACGCGGCACTCGGACGTCGTCCAGCATTGCGATGAACGGCAGTCATCGCGCTATCGCTGACAGAACCCGAAGGTCGCAACGTAGGTGGCGTTCGGCCTGGCCGTGTGAGTTGGGTTTGCCGACCCGGGGCGAACCCCTACCCCGAAATCCCTGAATGCCGGATTCAGGATGATGGGTCGATGAGTATTGCTTCCCATCCACTCGGTGACGGCCCTCCTCGGGGTATTCGCGCCGCTGCCCGCGCCGGCGAAGGCGATCTCCGCATACCTCCGCGACGTATAGGAGGGGCAGTAGCCCTCGGCGTTGATGCGAATGGTGGGTGTTGAACGGGTCGCCGGATTGATGTGCTTGTCTGCCCCACCCGTCCACCACTTCTGAGCCACGCTGGCTACCGTGTGCCTGGCCGCCGCCCTCGCCAGGGGATCGGAAAGCGAGAGTGCCGGCAGTCCGGCCTTTGCTCGCTCGGCGTTGATGAGGCACGCTGTCGCCCGAGCAACCACGAGGTTTTCGAGGAAGTAGTGCTGGTGTGGG
It includes:
- a CDS encoding CAP domain-containing protein, whose product is MSVLSATLIQVDASPAAAAPPNCNLSLADYDRGPFSPHQHYFLENLVVARATACLINAERAKAGLPALSLSDPLARAAARHTVASVAQKWWTGGADKHINPATRSTPTIRINAEGYCPSYTSRRYAEIAFAGAGSGANTPRRAVTEWMGSNTHRPIILNPAFRDFGVGVRPGSANPTHTARPNATYVATFGFCQR